The following coding sequences are from one Phycisphaeraceae bacterium window:
- a CDS encoding HlyD family efflux transporter periplasmic adaptor subunit, with the protein MGRGTTRAGQREGQPVIDLSNLKAPGWGKVVADLSAAAHDDKSYMDRLMGILAQVSAARQAVLWIPDRREEGGEVEPRAASIWPPVQAQPGAGPMDGPTPEQIEQLADAKSAARGGMTTAHARAYGLDAQNTPYYDAAPTQGYVLAIPLPGGGLGAGQTAVVTLLIESRSKDALRSTLAMAEVLAGYVHGHSTRQALKRTQHASLALDLATKLIASVNTAPNFKGAAMTLCNDLAKQFSVDRVALGWVRGSGTDGDSIRVESISDTEHFDRRMAMVEKLKLAMEECFDQSQPVMYPPPPSEGSGGDVLLSQAIVHAHRELVAADAGLKVCSLPLRIDERVVGVVTLESKGQGQIDLASIELVQAALDLVAPVLRVRRSDDRNLALRAKDSMVKAAAWAVGPKHTVWKAIGVTVAAALLFVTFFTMTYRVGCDAVFEPRIRRVVSAPMEGVLLELGKDREGHYIEPGRLVKKGDLLVQMDDKPWRLSAAEARAKMHQAELLASAARKEDDRGKVEQADAQYLQAKAELDVYEYKISQSRITSPIDGVILAGRLEDRIGSSVKLGDALIEVSPMDDMLVVAKVDERDIALVTRAMEGGKGKGVLASKARPNESFDFTVERIVPLAEAKEGKNTFAVYAKLDGRPAAWMRPGMEARTRFDTEKRSLLWIGTRRIIETVQLWFW; encoded by the coding sequence ATGGGACGCGGCACGACCCGTGCCGGGCAGCGGGAGGGCCAGCCGGTGATCGACCTGAGCAACCTCAAGGCCCCCGGGTGGGGCAAGGTCGTCGCCGACCTGTCCGCGGCGGCGCACGACGACAAGTCGTACATGGACCGCCTGATGGGCATCCTCGCGCAGGTCTCCGCCGCGAGGCAGGCTGTGTTGTGGATCCCGGATCGGCGCGAAGAGGGCGGCGAGGTCGAGCCCCGCGCGGCCTCGATCTGGCCGCCGGTCCAGGCGCAGCCGGGGGCCGGGCCGATGGACGGGCCCACACCCGAGCAGATCGAGCAGCTCGCCGACGCCAAGTCCGCGGCCAGGGGCGGGATGACCACCGCCCACGCCCGCGCGTACGGACTTGATGCACAGAACACCCCCTACTACGACGCCGCGCCGACGCAGGGCTACGTCCTGGCGATCCCGCTCCCCGGCGGCGGCCTGGGCGCCGGGCAGACGGCGGTCGTCACGCTGCTCATCGAGTCGCGATCCAAGGACGCGCTGCGCAGCACCCTGGCGATGGCCGAGGTGCTGGCCGGCTACGTGCACGGGCACAGCACCCGCCAGGCCCTGAAGCGGACCCAGCACGCCTCGCTCGCCCTCGACCTGGCGACGAAACTCATCGCCTCGGTCAACACCGCCCCCAACTTCAAGGGCGCGGCGATGACCCTGTGCAACGACCTGGCCAAGCAGTTCAGCGTCGACCGCGTGGCGCTCGGGTGGGTCCGCGGGTCGGGCACCGACGGCGACTCGATCCGCGTCGAGTCGATCAGCGACACCGAGCACTTCGACCGCCGCATGGCGATGGTCGAGAAGCTCAAGCTCGCGATGGAGGAGTGCTTCGACCAGTCCCAGCCGGTGATGTACCCCCCGCCGCCGTCCGAGGGCAGCGGGGGCGACGTGCTCCTGTCACAGGCGATCGTGCACGCGCACCGCGAACTGGTGGCGGCGGATGCGGGCCTCAAGGTCTGCTCGCTGCCGCTGCGGATCGACGAGCGCGTCGTCGGCGTGGTGACGCTGGAGTCCAAGGGGCAGGGGCAGATCGACCTGGCGTCGATCGAACTGGTGCAGGCGGCGCTGGACCTGGTGGCCCCGGTGCTGCGGGTCCGCCGCAGCGACGACCGCAACCTCGCCCTCCGCGCCAAGGACTCGATGGTCAAGGCCGCCGCGTGGGCCGTGGGCCCGAAGCACACGGTGTGGAAGGCCATCGGCGTGACGGTGGCGGCGGCGCTGCTGTTCGTGACGTTCTTCACGATGACCTACCGCGTCGGGTGCGATGCGGTCTTCGAGCCGCGGATCCGCCGCGTCGTGTCCGCGCCGATGGAGGGAGTGCTGCTCGAACTGGGCAAGGACCGCGAGGGGCACTACATCGAGCCGGGACGCCTCGTGAAGAAGGGCGATCTGCTCGTGCAGATGGACGACAAGCCCTGGCGCCTCAGCGCCGCCGAGGCCCGGGCCAAGATGCACCAGGCGGAACTGCTCGCGAGCGCCGCCCGCAAGGAGGACGACCGCGGCAAGGTCGAGCAGGCCGACGCCCAATACCTCCAGGCCAAGGCCGAACTGGATGTGTACGAGTACAAGATCTCCCAGTCGCGGATCACCTCGCCCATCGACGGCGTGATCCTCGCCGGGCGGCTCGAGGACCGGATCGGCTCCTCGGTGAAACTCGGCGACGCCCTCATCGAGGTCTCGCCGATGGACGACATGCTCGTCGTCGCCAAGGTGGACGAACGCGACATCGCCCTGGTCACCCGCGCCATGGAGGGCGGTAAGGGCAAGGGCGTGCTGGCGAGCAAGGCCCGGCCCAACGAGTCGTTCGACTTCACCGTCGAGCGCATCGTGCCGCTGGCCGAGGCCAAGGAGGGCAAGAACACCTTCGCGGTCTACGCCAAGCTCGACGGCCGCCCCGCCGCGTGGATGCGGCCCGGCATGGAGGCCCGTACGCGGTTCGACACCGAGAAGCGGTCGCTGCTGTGGATCGGCACGCGCCGGATCATCGAGACCGTGCAGCTGTGGTTCTGGTAG
- a CDS encoding PqqD family peptide modification chaperone encodes MSERPTFSPFWHRVRTMKPRLRPHVQITRQRYRGRRWHVVHDPASNQFYRLNPIAHEFVGMLDGSHDVETAWKAALQKFGDSAPTQNEVISLISQLYSANLLTADVPPETEQLLKRGKDRLKRKIQQQLIGIMYFKIPVFNPDRMLTALEPVFRPILNRWGFLAWCLVLFAALWQVVIPRWGDLTAGFDALAGGRNPGAWAWLAAVWVVTKVIHEMGHGLLCKRFGGQVPEFGFMLLVLFPSPYVDASACWAFPSKWQRVAVGAGGMLFELFIASIAAFVWAQTDDATIRQIAYSAMLTASVSTVLFNANPLMRFDGYYILADLVEVPNLAQRSNQILKHLIQKYVFRIERPSALMPSQLPGERVILVVYGLLSMAYRIFLFVSITLYVMGKLFAIGLVLAVWTSAAWFIMPIGSFVHWLSSNSSLAEHRLRTVVISLLLIAAGLIGIGVIPWPDHRRSYGVLQSLNRSGIYVGTDGFIVEAHHRPGDEVKAGEAIVTLQSPELVQQRAKLLAMIAETRVDERQAYKEGKPSAAQLADDRLRVYSDNLEEIDRRISELVVRAPHDGVIVSNDPTRLVGAFAKRGQAICEVVDTSKIRVAAIVEQPDADWLFDPQHTPVVKIKRFAMTDSVIPATRIEPVPAGREELISAALGYSGGGAVETNPEDRSGQSGRRPTFTVLITPDIPTGDHVQWLSPGERVKIRYTLPSKPLLVQWLDRLSKTIQGRVDV; translated from the coding sequence ATGTCCGAGCGACCGACATTCAGCCCCTTCTGGCACCGCGTGCGGACGATGAAGCCGCGTCTGCGCCCCCACGTGCAGATCACCCGCCAGCGCTACCGCGGGCGGCGCTGGCACGTCGTGCACGACCCCGCTTCCAACCAGTTCTACCGCCTCAACCCCATCGCGCACGAGTTCGTCGGCATGCTCGACGGCAGCCACGACGTCGAGACGGCGTGGAAGGCGGCGCTGCAGAAGTTCGGCGATTCGGCCCCGACGCAGAACGAGGTCATCTCGCTCATCAGCCAGCTCTACTCCGCCAACCTGCTCACCGCCGATGTGCCCCCCGAGACCGAGCAGCTACTCAAGCGCGGCAAGGACCGCCTGAAGCGCAAGATCCAGCAGCAGCTCATCGGGATCATGTACTTCAAGATCCCGGTGTTCAATCCCGACCGCATGCTCACCGCGCTCGAGCCGGTGTTCCGCCCGATCCTCAACCGCTGGGGGTTCCTCGCCTGGTGCCTGGTCCTGTTCGCCGCGCTCTGGCAGGTGGTCATCCCCCGCTGGGGCGATCTCACCGCCGGCTTTGACGCCCTCGCCGGCGGCCGCAACCCCGGCGCGTGGGCGTGGCTCGCGGCGGTGTGGGTGGTTACCAAGGTCATCCACGAGATGGGGCACGGCCTGTTGTGCAAGCGGTTCGGCGGGCAGGTCCCCGAGTTCGGCTTCATGCTGCTGGTGCTCTTCCCCTCGCCCTACGTCGACGCCTCGGCGTGCTGGGCCTTCCCCAGCAAGTGGCAGCGGGTGGCGGTCGGCGCCGGGGGCATGCTCTTCGAGCTCTTCATCGCCAGCATCGCCGCGTTCGTCTGGGCCCAGACCGACGACGCGACGATCCGGCAGATCGCCTACAGCGCGATGCTCACGGCGAGCGTTTCGACCGTCCTGTTCAACGCCAACCCTCTGATGCGCTTCGACGGCTACTACATCCTCGCCGACCTTGTGGAAGTCCCCAACCTCGCCCAGCGCTCCAACCAGATCCTCAAGCACCTGATCCAGAAGTACGTCTTCCGCATCGAGCGGCCCAGCGCCCTGATGCCCAGCCAGCTCCCCGGCGAGCGGGTCATCCTCGTCGTGTACGGCCTGCTGTCGATGGCCTACCGCATCTTCCTGTTCGTCTCCATCACCCTTTATGTGATGGGCAAGCTCTTCGCCATCGGCCTCGTCCTGGCCGTGTGGACCTCCGCCGCGTGGTTCATCATGCCCATCGGCTCGTTCGTCCACTGGCTCTCGAGCAACTCGTCGCTGGCCGAGCACCGCCTGCGCACGGTCGTCATCAGCCTGCTTCTCATCGCGGCCGGGCTGATCGGCATCGGGGTGATCCCCTGGCCCGACCACCGCCGCAGCTACGGCGTGCTGCAGTCGCTCAACCGCTCGGGGATCTATGTCGGCACCGACGGCTTCATCGTCGAGGCCCACCACCGCCCCGGCGACGAGGTCAAGGCGGGGGAGGCCATCGTCACGCTCCAGAGCCCCGAGCTGGTCCAGCAGCGCGCCAAGCTGCTCGCCATGATCGCCGAGACCCGCGTCGACGAGCGGCAGGCCTACAAGGAGGGCAAGCCCAGCGCCGCCCAGCTCGCCGACGACCGCCTCCGGGTCTACAGCGACAACCTCGAGGAGATCGACCGCCGCATCAGCGAACTGGTCGTCCGCGCCCCGCACGACGGCGTGATCGTCTCCAACGACCCCACCCGCCTCGTCGGGGCCTTCGCGAAGCGCGGTCAGGCCATCTGCGAGGTCGTCGACACCAGCAAGATCCGCGTCGCCGCGATCGTCGAGCAGCCCGACGCCGACTGGCTCTTCGACCCGCAGCACACGCCGGTGGTCAAGATCAAGCGCTTCGCCATGACCGACTCGGTCATCCCCGCGACCCGCATCGAGCCGGTCCCCGCAGGGCGCGAGGAGCTCATCAGCGCCGCGCTGGGCTACTCCGGCGGCGGCGCCGTCGAGACCAACCCCGAGGACCGCTCCGGCCAGAGCGGCCGCCGCCCCACCTTCACCGTGCTCATCACCCCCGACATCCCGACGGGTGACCACGTGCAGTGGCTCTCACCCGGCGAGCGGGTCAAGATCCGCTACACCCTCCCGAGCAAGCCGTTGCTGGTGCAGTGGCTCGACAGGCTCTCGAAGACCATCCAGGGCCGCGTCGACGTCTAA
- a CDS encoding cupin domain-containing protein, with the protein MTQTPTAYWVLGNLVRMLRTGEQSDGRFAMFEIWTPPDPALAPPPHTHARGEESFFVVSGEIEVLAGTSWSTLEAGGFASIRPGTVHTFRNCGDGPSRVIVTFSPAGLEQFFTDPDVGIPVYGLIEHEFARPPSLGHDAISRAVAAIQRFDMALAAS; encoded by the coding sequence ATGACGCAGACCCCCACCGCCTACTGGGTGCTCGGCAACCTCGTCCGCATGCTGCGAACCGGGGAGCAGAGCGACGGCCGCTTCGCGATGTTTGAGATCTGGACCCCGCCAGACCCGGCCCTCGCACCCCCGCCGCACACCCACGCCAGGGGCGAGGAGTCGTTCTTCGTCGTCAGCGGCGAGATCGAGGTGCTCGCGGGCACATCGTGGTCCACGCTGGAGGCCGGAGGGTTCGCCAGCATCCGGCCCGGCACCGTGCACACGTTCCGGAACTGCGGCGACGGGCCCTCGCGGGTGATCGTCACCTTCAGCCCCGCGGGGCTGGAGCAGTTCTTCACCGACCCGGACGTCGGCATCCCGGTCTACGGGCTGATCGAGCACGAGTTCGCGCGACCGCCGAGCCTCGGGCACGACGCGATCAGCCGCGCGGTCGCCGCGATCCAGCGGTTCGACATGGCGCTCGCGGCGTCCTGA
- the accC gene encoding acetyl-CoA carboxylase biotin carboxylase subunit → MFSRILIANRGEIALRIIRACRELGIETVCVYSKADAGAPYLRMADEAICIGPAPSKESYLNVSRIISAAEVANVDAIHPGYGFLSERAEFAQVCRDCKIEFIGPSPEAMGKLGDKVSCKRAAKEAKVPIFPGSDGAIDTEEEAVTVAAKIGYPVIIKASAGGGGRGMRVCHNEATLRASLKNASQEAQNAFGNGAVFIEKFLESARHIEVQVLGDKHGNAVHLYERDCSIQRRHQKLIEEAPAPGLEPKKREAVCAAAARLIRDADYAGAATVEFLMDEKQNFYMLEVNTRVQVEHPVTEQVTGIDIVKEMIKIAAGQPISFRQKDVHLRGHAMECRINAEDPEKGFRPSPGLLTRFEPPGGPGVRMDTHAVTGYTVPPTYDSMIGKLIVTADDRRQCLQRMSRALREFRIEPIKTTIPLQLRLMENSAFQEGGVDIHFLERLLK, encoded by the coding sequence ATGTTCTCACGAATCCTGATCGCAAATCGTGGCGAGATCGCGCTCCGGATCATCCGCGCCTGCCGCGAGCTGGGCATTGAGACGGTGTGCGTGTACTCCAAGGCCGACGCGGGCGCGCCGTACCTGCGGATGGCCGACGAGGCGATCTGCATCGGCCCGGCCCCGTCCAAGGAGAGCTACCTCAACGTCTCGCGGATCATCTCCGCGGCGGAGGTGGCCAACGTCGACGCGATCCACCCGGGGTACGGGTTCCTGAGCGAGCGGGCGGAGTTTGCCCAGGTCTGCCGCGACTGCAAGATCGAGTTCATCGGTCCCAGCCCCGAGGCGATGGGCAAGCTGGGCGACAAGGTGTCGTGCAAGCGGGCGGCGAAGGAGGCGAAGGTCCCGATCTTCCCCGGGAGCGACGGGGCGATCGACACCGAGGAGGAGGCGGTCACGGTCGCCGCGAAGATCGGCTACCCGGTGATCATCAAGGCCTCGGCGGGGGGCGGCGGGCGCGGGATGCGCGTCTGCCACAACGAGGCGACGCTGCGGGCGAGCCTGAAGAACGCCAGCCAGGAGGCGCAGAACGCCTTCGGCAACGGCGCCGTGTTCATCGAGAAGTTCCTCGAGAGCGCACGCCACATCGAGGTGCAGGTGTTGGGCGACAAGCACGGCAACGCCGTGCACCTGTACGAGCGCGACTGCTCGATCCAGCGGCGGCACCAGAAGCTCATCGAGGAGGCGCCGGCCCCGGGTCTGGAGCCCAAGAAGCGTGAGGCCGTGTGCGCCGCCGCCGCGAGGCTGATCCGCGACGCCGACTACGCGGGCGCGGCCACCGTCGAGTTCCTGATGGACGAGAAGCAGAACTTCTACATGCTCGAGGTCAACACCCGGGTGCAGGTGGAGCACCCGGTGACCGAGCAGGTGACCGGCATCGACATCGTCAAGGAGATGATCAAGATCGCCGCGGGCCAGCCCATCAGTTTCCGCCAGAAGGACGTGCACCTCCGCGGGCACGCGATGGAGTGCCGGATCAACGCCGAGGACCCGGAGAAGGGGTTCCGCCCCAGTCCCGGTCTGCTGACGCGGTTCGAACCGCCCGGCGGCCCGGGCGTGCGGATGGACACGCACGCGGTCACGGGCTACACCGTGCCGCCGACGTACGACTCGATGATCGGCAAGCTGATCGTGACCGCGGACGACCGTCGGCAGTGCCTCCAGCGGATGTCGCGGGCGCTGCGGGAGTTCCGCATCGAGCCGATCAAGACGACGATCCCGCTGCAGCTGCGCCTGATGGAGAACTCGGCGTTCCAGGAGGGCGGCGTGGACATCCACTTCCTCGAGCGGCTGCTCAAGTAG
- the accB gene encoding acetyl-CoA carboxylase biotin carboxyl carrier protein has product MIDIRKLKELVRLMVENDLAELDLKDQQETVTIKRGGAGAPVVHHGAVAMAAPGYAPASAAGAAEGSENGAAAPERAEPADTAGLVAVESPMVGTFYTAANPDSPAFVSVGSSVGPDTTVCLIEAMKVFNEIKAETSGVIERVLVESGKPVEFGQKLFLVRPS; this is encoded by the coding sequence ATGATCGATATCCGAAAACTCAAGGAACTGGTCCGGTTGATGGTCGAGAACGATCTGGCCGAGCTCGACCTCAAGGACCAGCAGGAAACCGTCACCATCAAGCGCGGTGGCGCGGGGGCGCCGGTGGTGCACCACGGCGCGGTGGCGATGGCGGCCCCGGGCTACGCGCCCGCGTCGGCCGCGGGCGCGGCGGAGGGATCGGAGAACGGCGCGGCGGCCCCCGAGCGAGCCGAGCCGGCCGACACTGCCGGCCTCGTGGCTGTCGAGTCTCCGATGGTGGGGACCTTCTACACCGCCGCGAACCCGGACTCGCCGGCGTTCGTGAGCGTCGGATCGAGCGTGGGGCCGGACACGACGGTGTGCCTCATCGAGGCGATGAAGGTGTTCAACGAGATCAAGGCCGAGACCTCGGGCGTGATCGAGCGTGTGCTCGTGGAGAGCGGCAAGCCCGTCGAGTTCGGGCAGAAGCTCTTCCTGGTGCGGCCGAGCTAG
- a CDS encoding aminopeptidase P family protein — MKSTKSVHAGRLSRLKALVAKAGVDRLLVTSPRDVGYLTGFLGGDSYLLVGPAKPVVVSDFRYREELEPVEEAGLASVVIRRGAMSEAIADLLASDRAAKVGIQSEHLTVAQRAGFAKAVGANRIVDTAGIVAGQRLIKDDEEIRLISHAAKIQEAAIKAVLPTIEPGQTELEIAAALEAQMKSRGSSEPGFQSIVAAGANGSLPHYRPGKARTLRGRSLLIDWGAVYQGYHSDMTRVFALGKWPPKIREIYEIVLEAQQMSAAALAPGKTTAAVDAVAREHIAAHGYGEQFGHGLGHGLGLDGHEEPRLSHMTSSTVLQPGMVVTVEPGIYLPGIGGVRIEDDYVITPQGARNLCTLPKDLAWATL, encoded by the coding sequence ATGAAATCGACCAAGTCCGTGCACGCCGGCCGGTTGTCGCGCCTCAAGGCGCTGGTGGCGAAGGCGGGCGTGGACCGGCTGCTGGTGACAAGCCCGCGCGACGTCGGCTACCTCACCGGGTTTCTCGGCGGCGACAGCTACCTGCTGGTCGGCCCGGCCAAGCCGGTGGTGGTGAGCGACTTCCGCTACCGGGAGGAGCTCGAGCCGGTGGAGGAGGCGGGGCTGGCGAGCGTGGTGATCCGGCGGGGCGCCATGAGCGAAGCGATCGCGGACCTGCTCGCCTCGGACCGGGCCGCGAAGGTCGGCATCCAGAGCGAGCACCTGACCGTGGCGCAGCGCGCCGGATTCGCGAAGGCGGTGGGGGCGAACCGGATCGTGGATACCGCGGGGATCGTCGCGGGGCAGCGGCTGATCAAGGACGACGAGGAGATCCGGCTGATCTCCCACGCGGCGAAGATCCAGGAGGCGGCGATCAAGGCGGTGCTTCCGACGATCGAGCCCGGGCAGACGGAACTGGAGATTGCCGCGGCGCTCGAGGCGCAGATGAAGAGCCGCGGCTCCAGCGAGCCGGGGTTCCAGTCGATCGTCGCGGCGGGCGCCAACGGGTCGCTGCCGCACTACCGGCCGGGGAAGGCGCGGACGCTGCGGGGGCGGAGCCTGCTGATCGACTGGGGCGCGGTGTACCAGGGGTACCACTCGGACATGACCCGGGTGTTCGCCCTGGGCAAGTGGCCGCCGAAGATCCGCGAGATCTACGAGATCGTGCTGGAGGCCCAGCAGATGTCGGCCGCGGCGCTGGCCCCGGGCAAGACCACCGCGGCGGTGGACGCGGTGGCCCGCGAGCACATCGCGGCCCACGGGTACGGCGAGCAGTTCGGGCACGGGCTCGGGCACGGGCTCGGGCTCGATGGGCACGAGGAACCGCGGCTGTCGCACATGACGTCATCGACGGTCCTTCAGCCGGGGATGGTGGTGACGGTGGAGCCGGGGATCTATCTGCCGGGGATCGGTGGGGTGCGGATCGAGGACGACTACGTGATCACCCCCCAGGGTGCGCGGAACCTGTGCACGCTGCCCAAGGACCTCGCCTGGGCCACCCTGTGA
- a CDS encoding VWA domain-containing protein yields MSLPPFHLGPIQFDQPIWLLIAIPMWALAIWIGRSSLSGMGTASRRVALVVRLLVILLLLGAVARPQWRQEADTVVVSVVLDQSKSVPLALQSRAKAYLEEAAAASAQKGDQQAAVTVAREAYVRALPTTPGAMSDTEQIGDRDGTNLAEGLRLAMAVMPKTAANTALIISDFNETAGDLMAAAQAARAAGLKINVLPLRYKNDREVELERLVAPATARMGETVNLRVLLSATRPTSGRLNVLIDGEPIKLDPDASFTGMDVSLIAGMNPLTIPVVMSRGGAVKFEAVFDPIPEADNKLGDTIAENNRGEAISFVSGQGRVLVLGSSTEEAAPLVKALNDARIQTELRDLDQAPRSLVELGAYDAVVLLNASAYRFSQQQQEDLRTYVHDLGGGMVMIGGPDSFGAGGWIGSPLADALPIKLDPPQKRQMPRGALVLMMHSCEMPNGNYWGKQTALAAVKNLSAQDLVGVVEYGWQSGGAEWVWELQEVGSRAGVNRAISNMNYGDAPSFDAFMRLAIPALEKANAGLKHAIIISDGDPQAPSPALIGRYRAAKVTVSTVLVFPHYMGASGPDFSTMRDIAEQTGGNYYQITEDNQLKSLPEIFIKEAQTVRRALIWEGKPFNPSAANVATDAMRGIPLPVPPITGYIVTAEREGLSQVSLRGVENDPILASWQYGLGKSVAFTSDATNRWCAAWLRWPSYRAFWEQHVRWAMRPNASADVRVATEDRGDSTRIVIEALDPGSGERLNFLRFRGRVVDPDGGAESVELRQTGPGRYEGQFKSDRSGSYVLSYRYDIPAAEGTPAREGTVQAAVTRPFADEFRALEDNSALAQQIATLTGGRVLSGDPKADDLWTRNGLVMPVSLTSIWLWFAAIAIGTFLVDVAVRRVRIDLPAMALAIKRGLSARREKKAGQQLASLHEARQRAQQSIAQRSAEQASGGSPRADEPAAPMDPSVRTAKFEASADELAAARKSGPAGAMGTQAPDTRPAPGQPQKPKDKAAEEEGINRLLKAKKRAQDQMEQD; encoded by the coding sequence ATGTCGCTCCCCCCGTTCCACCTCGGCCCGATCCAGTTTGACCAGCCCATCTGGCTGCTGATCGCGATCCCGATGTGGGCGCTGGCGATCTGGATCGGCCGCTCGAGCCTCTCGGGGATGGGGACGGCCTCCCGGCGCGTGGCGCTGGTGGTCCGCCTTTTGGTCATCCTCCTCCTGCTCGGCGCCGTGGCCCGCCCGCAGTGGCGGCAGGAAGCCGACACGGTTGTCGTCAGCGTGGTGCTGGATCAATCCAAATCCGTCCCGCTCGCCCTGCAATCCCGGGCCAAGGCCTATCTCGAGGAAGCCGCGGCGGCCTCGGCCCAAAAGGGCGACCAGCAGGCCGCCGTCACCGTCGCGCGCGAGGCCTACGTCCGCGCCCTCCCCACAACCCCCGGCGCCATGAGCGACACCGAGCAGATCGGCGATCGCGACGGCACCAACCTCGCCGAGGGGCTCCGCCTGGCCATGGCGGTCATGCCCAAGACCGCCGCCAACACCGCCCTGATCATCTCCGACTTCAACGAGACCGCAGGCGACCTCATGGCCGCGGCCCAGGCGGCCCGGGCGGCCGGCCTCAAGATCAACGTCCTCCCCCTGCGCTACAAGAACGACCGCGAGGTCGAGCTCGAACGCCTCGTCGCCCCCGCCACCGCGCGCATGGGCGAGACCGTCAACCTTCGCGTCCTGCTCTCCGCCACCCGCCCCACCTCCGGCCGCCTCAATGTCCTGATCGATGGCGAGCCGATCAAGCTCGACCCCGACGCCTCGTTCACCGGCATGGACGTCTCGCTCATCGCCGGGATGAACCCGCTCACCATCCCCGTGGTCATGTCCCGCGGCGGCGCGGTGAAGTTCGAGGCCGTCTTCGACCCTATCCCCGAGGCCGACAACAAGCTGGGCGACACCATCGCCGAGAACAACCGCGGCGAGGCGATCTCGTTCGTCTCCGGCCAGGGCCGCGTGCTCGTCCTGGGCAGCAGCACGGAGGAGGCCGCACCGCTCGTCAAGGCCCTGAACGACGCCAGGATCCAGACCGAACTGCGCGACCTCGACCAGGCTCCAAGATCCCTCGTGGAACTCGGCGCGTACGACGCCGTGGTGCTCCTCAACGCCTCCGCGTACCGCTTCTCCCAGCAGCAGCAGGAGGACCTGCGAACCTACGTCCACGACCTCGGCGGCGGAATGGTGATGATCGGCGGACCGGACTCCTTCGGAGCAGGCGGCTGGATCGGCTCGCCCCTGGCCGATGCCCTGCCGATCAAGCTCGACCCGCCGCAGAAGCGCCAGATGCCCCGCGGCGCCCTCGTGCTCATGATGCACTCCTGCGAGATGCCCAACGGCAACTACTGGGGGAAGCAGACGGCGCTCGCCGCCGTCAAGAACCTCTCCGCCCAGGACCTTGTCGGCGTCGTCGAGTACGGCTGGCAGTCCGGCGGCGCCGAATGGGTCTGGGAACTGCAGGAAGTCGGCTCCCGCGCCGGCGTCAACCGCGCCATCTCCAACATGAACTACGGCGATGCGCCCTCGTTCGATGCCTTCATGCGCCTCGCCATCCCGGCACTCGAGAAGGCCAACGCCGGGCTCAAGCACGCCATCATCATCTCCGACGGTGACCCGCAGGCCCCCTCGCCGGCGCTCATCGGTCGCTACCGCGCCGCCAAGGTGACCGTCTCGACCGTCCTGGTCTTCCCCCACTACATGGGAGCCAGCGGACCGGACTTCTCCACCATGCGGGATATCGCCGAGCAGACAGGCGGCAACTACTACCAGATCACCGAGGACAACCAGCTCAAGAGCCTCCCCGAGATCTTCATCAAGGAAGCTCAGACCGTCCGGCGCGCCCTGATCTGGGAGGGCAAACCGTTCAACCCCTCCGCCGCGAACGTCGCCACCGACGCGATGCGCGGCATCCCCCTGCCCGTGCCCCCCATCACCGGCTACATCGTCACCGCCGAGCGTGAGGGCCTCTCCCAGGTGTCGCTCCGCGGCGTGGAGAACGACCCCATCCTCGCCTCCTGGCAGTACGGCCTGGGCAAGTCCGTCGCCTTCACCTCCGACGCCACCAACCGCTGGTGCGCCGCGTGGCTCCGGTGGCCCTCCTACCGCGCGTTCTGGGAGCAGCACGTCCGCTGGGCCATGCGCCCCAATGCCTCCGCAGATGTCCGCGTCGCCACCGAAGACAGGGGCGACTCCACCCGCATCGTCATCGAGGCCCTCGACCCCGGCTCGGGCGAGCGACTCAACTTCCTCCGCTTCCGCGGCCGGGTGGTTGATCCCGACGGCGGCGCCGAGAGCGTCGAGCTCCGCCAGACCGGCCCGGGCCGCTACGAAGGGCAGTTCAAGTCCGACCGCTCAGGCTCGTACGTCCTCTCGTACCGCTACGACATCCCCGCCGCGGAGGGCACGCCCGCCCGCGAGGGGACCGTGCAGGCCGCCGTGACCCGCCCCTTCGCCGATGAGTTCCGCGCCCTGGAGGACAACTCGGCCCTGGCGCAGCAGATCGCGACGCTCACCGGCGGACGGGTGCTCAGCGGCGATCCCAAGGCCGACGACCTGTGGACCCGCAACGGCCTGGTGATGCCCGTGTCGCTCACCTCCATCTGGCTCTGGTTCGCCGCGATCGCCATCGGCACCTTCCTGGTCGATGTCGCCGTGCGTCGCGTCCGCATCGACCTCCCCGCGATGGCCCTCGCGATCAAGCGCGGCCTCTCCGCCCGGCGCGAGAAGAAGGCCGGGCAGCAGCTCGCCTCCCTCCACGAAGCGCGGCAGCGGGCCCAGCAGTCGATCGCCCAGCGCAGCGCCGAGCAGGCATCGGGCGGATCGCCGCGGGCCGACGAGCCCGCCGCCCCGATGGACCCATCGGTCCGCACCGCCAAGTTCGAAGCGAGCGCCGACGAGCTCGCCGCCGCCCGCAAGTCCGGCCCCGCCGGCGCGATGGGCACACAGGCGCCCGATACCCGCCCCGCGCCCGGCCAGCCGCAGAAACCCAAGGACAAGGCCGCAGAAGAAGAGGGAATCAACCGCCTGCTCAAGGCCAAGAAGCGCGCCCAGGACCAGATGGAGCAGGACTAA